ATTGGAGAACTTAAAAATGGTAAATAAAAAAATGTTCATATTAATGTTTATAGCGATAATGTGTTGTGTACAGACAGCATCAGCTTTATTGTATTGTAATGATGTATTGTACCCCGGAAATCAAGGAGTAACTGGTTATGCTCCACTCATAATAGATTTTTATTATGCAGGACTTTCTAATTCTACTACAATTGCTTGGAAATATAGTGACACCCCTTGGGATTATGGTGCAACTTCAACGCACACATTTAATGCTTCAACAGGATTTTTTGTTGAAACATGGGCACCAGGTTCACATGGAACTGCTTATATAAAAGTCAATGTACTTCCTCAATCGGTTGCTAATTTCACTGCTAGTCCTGAAATTGGTTGTGCACCATTAAATGTTAGTTTCACTGATTGTTCAACTAATGCAACATATCGTGAATGGGACTTCGGAGATGGAAGTCCAAAAATGATAAATGTGCTTAATCCAGTTCATACTTATGCACAGCCAGGAAATTACACAGTCAGTTTAATGGTGCATGGTTCAACAAAAGGTACATTCGGATGGGATAATAATACTGCTACAAAAGTGATAAGTGTGTATGGAGTACCTGTATCTGGATTCTCTAAATCTATAACTGTAACATTTACTGATCAATCACAGTACGCAGATACAGTTCTTTGGGACTTTGGAGATGGATCTACTTCAACAGAAAGAAACCCAACACATACGTATGCGGCATCAGGTACATACAATATAACACAAACAACAAGTAATCCAGCTGGTTCAAGTGTTTCGTCCAGTGTAATTACAATTTAAACGAACTTACTTTCGTTTAAATTTTTTAGGACTTACGCGGTTGCCTGCTTTGCAGGCAACTTTTTAATTTTCTTATTTTTTATCCTAATGCATATTTTGGATTACTTAAAAATTGATTAACAGCATTTCTTGTAATGCTTCACTTTGTTTCAAACCAAGTAATACCTGTTTTTATTCGGCTCTTCACTGTTTCTTTCTGCATGAATTGCCCAAGATGTAAGAGTTCCATTCACAAAAAGAATGGCATAGTTAATGGACGTCAACGCTATAAATGCCATGATTGTGGATATAACAGCATACTGAGGCACTTTCTGGCAAGGTTGAGACGAAAGACAAAGTGTTATACTAAGAGTATTGAAATGCTAAAGTACTCTGTTCTTCTATTGATAAAATACAGAAATAGAGAGTTAGCTATACTTAATTAACAATACCAATTATAGATATCTTGTAAAACACTTTGAGGACTGCTCTATTCTAACTATTCTTTGCACGCTTACCATAACAAGAAACTAATTTTCTATTTGATCTTTTATAAAATGTGTAAGGAGATCTGTAAAATAAATCAGGTATTTCTATGGTTGTTCTTTATCTGTCTATGGACTACATCATTATAAAATATATGTAAAAGCATCCTTCGATTAATCGAATCTCGTGTGACTAAATACTTTTATCTTTTTATAATTCTCAAATCAATGACTATATGTCGCGGCAATAACGAAAATATAGTATTCCAAGCCTTTAAATTTTCATAAAAGAGATTTTAATTAATTTAAAAAGTGTTTTTTCGGCAAACTTAATAAATTAATTTGTAAAAGACAGTACTAATTATATATCTAAGATATTCCCCTTTTTTACGTGTATGTGGTAACTGGATGAAATAAATATTTCTTGAATTATGTTTGAAATCATTTTAATAAACGATATCGATAAATTATTTTTATTTTTAATGTCCTTCCAATAATTTATCAAAAAATCTTTTTTTCTATATCTGGATGTATTCAAAATACTTCTTATCTGTACCAAACTTTATATAAAGTTAACCCTCTAACAGCCGAAACATTTATAATATCATTTGATATTCTAATTACTGTTATAATAATCACAATATTAAGGTGATTTATTATGTGGAATCGATTAATCAAAAATGAAAAAGGGTTTACCGGGCTTGAAGCTGCAATAGTGCTGATAGCCTTTGTTGTCGTAGCAGCAGTTTTTAGCTACGTCATGTTGGGAGCGGGGTTCTATACGACCCAGAAAAGCCAGGAAGTCGTGCACACTGGTGTAGCACAGGCAAGTAGCAGTCTTGCACCTTCCGGAGATGTAATCGTTAAAGCAACTAATGCCGGCGACACAGCAGAGTCCATTACATTTTATGTGACGAACACGGCCGGTGGAACCGATGTTGACCTGGATAAGACCATAATTACCTACACTGATAAGGATGAAGCTGAAACACAGGAGTATGGCGCTGGAGCAAATGGATGGGTATATACTGGTGTCATATCCAACACAGCAGTTGCAGACAATCTGCTTTCAAAAGGTGAAAAGTATAAGATAGTAATGACTCTTGGTACAACATTCGGTGCTGATTCTTTACCTGGTATAAATGAACAGATTAAGGTCGAGGTAAAACCGCCAGAGGGTGCAGTTCTCTCTATCACAAGAACATTACCAGCTGCACTTACTTCAGATAATTATTATCCGGTTTACTGAGGTGATTTGTAATGTGGAAAATTTTCTCTAAAGACGAAAAAGGTTTTACTGGGCTTGAAGCTGCAATCGTTCTCGTGGCTTTTGTAGTCGTGGCTGCAGTTTTCAGCTACGTCATGCTCGGAGCAGGTTTCTATACAACCCAGAAGAGTCAGGAAGTTGTGCACACCGGTGTTGCGCAGGCAAGCAGCAGTGTTGAACTGAGTGGAGATTTAGTTGCCACTGGCGATCTCACCGCTGGTAGTGAATGCCTGGACATTGTCACACTGTGCTTACAACCTACTGCAGGTGGTTCAGCAGTCGATATGGCTACAACTCTTATTACCGTTACGACTCCAAACCATGCCCCAACTGATTTGAAACTGCCAGCTGGAGCAACTTACGCAGCTGCAACTGCTGGACCCAGTACTGTCGTTCCATCTGCCACAGAGTTTGGGATAGCAAACATCTACAACGACAACGGCAATTCAAACTTACTCTTGGAAAGGGGCGAGAAGTTTGAAGTAACCGTTGATATGAACTTAGTGGATACGGT
The genomic region above belongs to Methanosarcina horonobensis HB-1 = JCM 15518 and contains:
- a CDS encoding PKD domain-containing protein, translating into MVNKKMFILMFIAIMCCVQTASALLYCNDVLYPGNQGVTGYAPLIIDFYYAGLSNSTTIAWKYSDTPWDYGATSTHTFNASTGFFVETWAPGSHGTAYIKVNVLPQSVANFTASPEIGCAPLNVSFTDCSTNATYREWDFGDGSPKMINVLNPVHTYAQPGNYTVSLMVHGSTKGTFGWDNNTATKVISVYGVPVSGFSKSITVTFTDQSQYADTVLWDFGDGSTSTERNPTHTYAASGTYNITQTTSNPAGSSVSSSVITI
- a CDS encoding archaellin/type IV pilin N-terminal domain-containing protein, producing MWNRLIKNEKGFTGLEAAIVLIAFVVVAAVFSYVMLGAGFYTTQKSQEVVHTGVAQASSSLAPSGDVIVKATNAGDTAESITFYVTNTAGGTDVDLDKTIITYTDKDEAETQEYGAGANGWVYTGVISNTAVADNLLSKGEKYKIVMTLGTTFGADSLPGINEQIKVEVKPPEGAVLSITRTLPAALTSDNYYPVY
- a CDS encoding archaellin/type IV pilin N-terminal domain-containing protein, which encodes MWKIFSKDEKGFTGLEAAIVLVAFVVVAAVFSYVMLGAGFYTTQKSQEVVHTGVAQASSSVELSGDLVATGDLTAGSECLDIVTLCLQPTAGGSAVDMATTLITVTTPNHAPTDLKLPAGATYAAATAGPSTVVPSATEFGIANIYNDNGNSNLLLERGEKFEVTVDMNLVDTVGANEGFQLEIKPPQGASYTIHRTAPPAISALMTLV